Part of the Dethiosulfovibrio russensis genome, AGGTTATCCATACGGGAAGTATTGGGGGTCATGACGGAGCAGCCCACGTTAAGATATTTATCCGTCAGGGCCTCCATAGGAGGCCTGTCCTCGTCCACCAGAAAACCCAGTTCCTTGACGCCCCCGCAGTTCTCGTAACAGACGACCACGGCTCCGGCGTCCTCTATGGCGTGGATAACTTTCTGAGCCCCTCCCAGAGGACAGCCCGTTATCAATATCCTGGGGGCGTCCTTGCCAACCCGCCTCTCCCCTAGGTCGTAGGCCTCTCGGATCTGAGATACCAGGTTCTCCAGCCAGGGGACCAGCTCTTCCTTGTGGAAGTGGAACTCGCAGTATTCGGATATGAGATACTGCTCCTTGCCGGTTATGGCGGGAGGATCCATCATGGACAGTTCCCAGAGGGATTTCAGGGCAAGACGCTCCCTGTTTCTAAGGGAGATTCTCTCGGAGATCGCCCCGTCGTCTATGGAGACGTCGAAAGCCCTCTCCAGTCCGTCTTTAAGTCTGTCCAGCTCGGCACGCCAGGCCGATCGGGATCCGTCTCCCTCGGCGGTCTGAGGCAGCATCATCAAGTGTAGGGGCTTCATCCTCGACATGAGTTCGTACATCTTCTTCTTGCCGTCGCATGTACTTTCCGCTATGACCATGTCGCAGAAGTGAAAGTAGGGACATTTATCGGTCAAGGCGTAGCCGTAGCTCGATTTTATCAGAGGGCAGAGATTCCTGGGCAGATGCTCCTCCGCCGCGGTTATAGGGTCCTCCCCTCTGGCGCACAGTGTGGCCGGAATGGCCCCGGCCGCGGTGATAAGCTCCCAGGGAGCGAAGGTACAGTAGGTTCCGACGATGGGACGCCCTTTCTCGGACGCCTCCTTCACCTGAAGGA contains:
- a CDS encoding double-cubane-cluster-containing anaerobic reductase, with protein sequence MKRVSRIDELLADVEAHLKDGVLQVKEASEKGRPIVGTYCTFAPWELITAAGAIPATLCARGEDPITAAEEHLPRNLCPLIKSSYGYALTDKCPYFHFCDMVIAESTCDGKKKMYELMSRMKPLHLMMLPQTAEGDGSRSAWRAELDRLKDGLERAFDVSIDDGAISERISLRNRERLALKSLWELSMMDPPAITGKEQYLISEYCEFHFHKEELVPWLENLVSQIREAYDLGERRVGKDAPRILITGCPLGGAQKVIHAIEDAGAVVVCYENCGGVKELGFLVDEDRPPMEALTDKYLNVGCSVMTPNTSRMDNLKNLIESYNVDGVVEVVLQACHTYAVETYEVRELVRSTGRPYMSVETDYSKSDIGQLATRIGAFLEML